In Peptostreptococcus equinus, the DNA window CTCTTTTTTTCATAGCATAATTTTCTGCTGCGGCTGACCTATGATGTCCATCAGCTATATAAAGACTTTTTACATTTTTAAATAGACTTTCTACTTCTTTACTCTCTTCTTTGTCTAATAACCATACTGTATGCCTAATCATATCATCTGTGCTAAAATCATATTCTGGTTCTACTTTTATTTTTTCTTCTATGAAATTATCTATATCCTTATCATTTTCATATGTTAATAAGATTGTACCTGTATGAGCTTGACAATATTCTATATGCTTTGTTCTATCTTCTACTTTGTCTGGCTTGGTGTGTTCGTGCTTTTTGATAGTCCCATCTATAGATTCATCTACACTTACAGCGCCCACTATACCTATTTGAATCCTATCATTCATTATTTCTCTATAAATGTATAGTGCAGGCTCATCATCTTCTACAAGTATTTTTTCCTCTATAAATTTATTTAAATTTTGTCTAGCCTTTTCATATACTTTTTTATCATGTATATCTATTTTTTTATCTAAATCAATTTCAGCCCTATCAATTCTTAAATATGAATATGGATTATTTTTTGCCATTTTTCTAGCTTCTTCTGTATCCATTGTATCATATGGAAGTGCAGCAACTTTATCTACATATTCTTTGTTTGGTCTAATCGCTTTAAAAGGTCTTACCCTTACCATTTTATATTCTACTCCTTTTTATATCACCATATCTTTTATAATTGCAAACCTATCGTTCACTATATCTACTATTTCCATACCTATTCTATCTTGTGCTTCATAAGTGGCTGCCCCGATATGCGGTGTTACGCTTACTAATGGATGCTGTAATAAGTCTTTAATAGGATTTGGTTCATCTACAAAACAATCTAATGCCGCTCCACCGATTTTATTATTGTTCAAGGCTTCTAATAAATCCTCTTCCACTACTATTCCTCCTCTTGCACAATTTATTAAAAATGCTGTGTCTTTCATTTTTTCAAAACACTGAGCATCTATTAAATTTCTTGTGTCTTCAGTAAGCGGTGTATGTATTGTTATATAGTCAGCTTCCCTTAGTATGGTATCTAAATCTGTACATGTATAGGCATCATTTTCATCTATGCAAGCTATTAGGTCGGTATATAGTATATTCATTCCCAAAAGATGAGCCTTGTTGGCCAAATTTCTCGCAATTCTTCCAAAACCTATGATACCTAAAGTTTTTCCCTGTATTTCTAGACCTTTTAAGTTCTTTTTATTCCATATACCATCTTTCAATGTCATATTTGCTATTTTTATTTGTCTAGCTAATACTAACATTTGTCCAAGTACTAATTCTGCTACTGCATTAGTACTGGCACCAGCTGTGTTTCTTACATTTATTCCATTTTTTTCTGCATATAAGACATCGATATTATCTAATCCCACACCTGCTCTAATAATCAATTTTAATTTATTAGTCTTAAGTGCTTGGTTTATTATATCTTTATCTATTTTTGTAGCTGATCTTACAACTATAACATCTATTTCTTGTATCTTTTCTTTTAATTCTTCTCTTTCATAAAATTTTTCTTCAACCTCAAATCCCTGTGCCTTCAACTTATTTACTGCATTTTTTTCCATGCCATCTGTAACCAATATCTTTATCATTATTATTCCTCCACTAAATTATCTATATTGTCTCCACCAAATATCATTTTCTATATGAATTAAAGTAAAAATTCATAGTTTTGCATATAAATACTAGTTTTTATCTAGAATTTCTAGGAAAATACAAACTAAATATTAAAATTCTAATATTTGATCTATTGTTTTTAATAAATATTGAATATCTTCAATCTGGTAGTCACCCATATGTGATATTCTAAATGTTTTTTCTTTTAAATCGCCATAGCCATTTGCTATTTGCATTCCTTGTTCCATTAATTTTGAGTTTAGCTGTGATATGTTTATATTTTGAGTGTTTTCTATGACTGTTAGTGTGTTTGATAGATGATTTTCGTCAGTGAATAATTTGAAATGTTTATGAGCCCATGTTCTAACTAATTGAGCCATGTCCTCGTGTCTTTTGAACCTATTGTCTAGGCCTTCTTTTAAGATATTGTCAAGTTGATAATTCATCGCATACATTAGCGGGATTGAAGGAGTTGAGGGATATTGATAATTTTTCTTTTTAAGATATTTGTACATTGCCAGTAGATCAAAGTATGTACCTCTAAATTCTACTTGATCTGCTCTGTCTATCGCTTTTTGTGAGAATGTACATATTGCCATTCCTGGTGGTAGGCCTAAGGCTTTGTGAGATGAAGTAATTAAAATATCTATTCCCAATTTATCTACTTCAATTTTTGAGCCTCCTGCTGAACTTACAGCATCTACACAGAACACTATATCTTTATATTTTTTTACTATATCAGCAATTTCATCTATTGGATTTGTAATTCCTGTTGATGTTTCATTATGCTGTACAGCTATTAAATCATAATCTCCAGTTGAAAGAACTTTATCGACCATCTGAGGATCTATTGCTCTTCCCAATTCCACTTTGTATAAATCTGACTTAACATTATTTGTCACTGCCATTTTATGCCATCTATCTCCAAATGCACCACAGGAGAACACAGCTGCTTTCTTGGAAGTGCAGGATCTAATTGCACCTTCCATCAAGCCTGAGCCGGATGATGTGGATAGAAGTATTTCGCTCTTTGTATAAAATACTTGTTGTAATTTTTTGCTAATACTTTCTTGTAAGAGACTAGCGTCCTTGCTTCGGTGCCCTATCATAGGTTTGGTCATCTGTTCTAATACATCTGTCCTAACATCTATTGGACCCGGAATAAATAGTTTCTTAGTCATTTATTCTTTCTCCTTTCTAGAGTTTAAATTATAAAATATAATATACTCATTCTTTAAGAGTGTCAAGTGTTTTTTATTAAAAGACAAAAATATTCTGAAAATTATATTTACTCAATACATAAAGAACCTAGCAATTAAGCTAGGTCTACATACATCTTAATATTTTTTTAAAAAACATTTAATAATCCACTTTATATAAAAATAAGCCTTGAGCTGGTGCTGTATGTCCAGCTCTATTTCTATCTTTTGATTCTATTATTTTATCCAACGACTCAGTAATTTTTCCTCTCCCTATATCAACTAAGGTTCCTGCTATTATTCTAATCATATTATATAAGAATCCATTTCCTTCAACCTCTATAACAAATAAATCCCCTTCTTTGTAAATATCTGCACTATAAATAGTTCTAACAGTAGTTTTTACAGAGGAACCACTAGACATAAATCCACAAAAATCATGCTCTCCCTCTAAAAATTTAATCTCTTTTTCCATTTTTTCAAAATCAAGTTCATATTTAACTTGGTATGATCTCTCCATATAAAACGGACTTCTTGTTCTTGATGGGTATATGTAATACTTATAAGTCTTTTTGTGTGCTGAATATCTTGAATGAAATTCTTCAGATACTTCTTTTACCCCTACTACACTTATATCTTTTGGGAGCTTAGAATTTAGGATTTCTGGAATTCTATCAATCGGTATCGTAGTATTAACTTTAAAATTAGCTACCTGACCATAGGCGTGTACACCCGCATCAGTTCTACCAGATCCTATAATATCTATACTTTCTATAGAATTTTTTGAAAAGATATTATTTATTGCATACTCCAATTCACCCTGAATTGTCTTTTGATTATTCTGTTTTTGCCATCCCGCATAATTCTTACCATTATATGAAATCACTAACATTATATTTTTTTTAGCATCATTTTTTTCTGTAATACTTTCTATAATTTCACTTCTATTTATTTTTTCTATATTATTTTTTTTATTTTCCTTACTCATATTATTCTCCAAAAACTATTTAAATCTATGTACTCATTATATTTTATCATATGCTACTAAACTTGCCTATCGCTAGAAATACTTTAATTTGCTATAATATATTTATGTTATAAAAGTAATAGATTATGAAAATTAGGAGATATATTATGAAAAAGGATAATAAAAAAGAAAATTTATCAGCAATCTTTTTAATAGGCCTACCTGGTAGTGGCAAGACTACTTTTGGTAAATTACTAGCTAAGGAAAGAGGTCTTAGTTTTATAGATTTAGACGATTATATTGAAGAAAAAGAACAAATGAATATTCCTCAAATTTTCGAAAAATATGGAGAAAAATATTTTAGAGACTTAGAAAATATAGCACTTTTAGAATGCTCTAAATTATCTAACGTTGTAATAGCTACAGGTGGTGGAATTGTAATAAATCCAGCAAATAGAAGAATACTAAAAGCTTCTAAAAATGTAGTTTACATCAAAAGAAATTGCTCTGATATTATAAAAAACGTAGACATGTCTAATAGACCTCTTCTAAGAGAAAATCCTGAAAAGGTCTATGAATTATATGAACATAGACATAACTACTATAATGAATCTGCCAGTATTATACTTGAAAATGATTCTACAATCAATAAACTATTAAATTCATACTCATTAAAAGAAATTATCTAACTTCTTTTTTATTCTGCAAAAGCTTCTATAAAATCTTGTTTATCTTTAGATATTTTCAGTTTTTCTATTACTTCATCATCTAAGTTTATTGCTATATTTGATAACATTTCCAAATGATCCTTTCCCTTGCCAGCCAAACCTATCACTAAATAAGCTATATCATTATTAAACTTAATTCCATTTGGATATTGTAATATTACTATTCCACTTTCTTTTATATCTTTTTGCGATTCGCTTAAACCATGGGGTATAGCTACTCCCATCCCCATATAAGTAGACATTCCTTTTTCTCTTTCCAACATTGATTCTATATAAGAGCCTTTTATATAGCCACCTTCTAATAATTTTTCTCCAGCTGCCTTTATAGCATTTTCTTTTGACACACTTAATAATCCAAGGATAATGTTCTTTTTTTCCAAATTTTTACTCATAAGTTTGCCTCCTTATTAAAACTTTCTAATTTCATTAAAGTATTTATATTATTAAAAACTATATAATAATTATATCATTTAATTTTTCTTTTTTATAATATTAATAAAATACTATGTCTAGTATTTTGAATTACTTTTTACATATAAAATTTCTATATATATCTAATAAATATAATTTTTGTATATTATTGTATATTTTACTACAAAAATTTTATAAGCTAAATTTAAGTTTTTGTGTTAAAATATTCATACGATGTTTTTTACACACAAAACATTGATTAAAAAACAGGTCAGATTAATTAGCATAATTGTGTCAATTTAGCTAATTAGCTAAATTTGAGTCTCATATGTCAAATAATTATAAAAAAGTTATTTACTAAATATTAGTTATTTTATATATATTTTTTATAACTAATATGGTTTATTTCTTAGCGCCAGGCTGGT includes these proteins:
- a CDS encoding PTS sugar transporter subunit IIA produces the protein MSKNLEKKNIILGLLSVSKENAIKAAGEKLLEGGYIKGSYIESMLEREKGMSTYMGMGVAIPHGLSESQKDIKESGIVILQYPNGIKFNNDIAYLVIGLAGKGKDHLEMLSNIAINLDDEVIEKLKISKDKQDFIEAFAE
- the truA gene encoding tRNA pseudouridine(38-40) synthase TruA, yielding MLVISYNGKNYAGWQKQNNQKTIQGELEYAINNIFSKNSIESIDIIGSGRTDAGVHAYGQVANFKVNTTIPIDRIPEILNSKLPKDISVVGVKEVSEEFHSRYSAHKKTYKYYIYPSRTRSPFYMERSYQVKYELDFEKMEKEIKFLEGEHDFCGFMSSGSSVKTTVRTIYSADIYKEGDLFVIEVEGNGFLYNMIRIIAGTLVDIGRGKITESLDKIIESKDRNRAGHTAPAQGLFLYKVDY
- a CDS encoding pyridoxal-phosphate-dependent aminotransferase family protein; translated protein: MTKKLFIPGPIDVRTDVLEQMTKPMIGHRSKDASLLQESISKKLQQVFYTKSEILLSTSSGSGLMEGAIRSCTSKKAAVFSCGAFGDRWHKMAVTNNVKSDLYKVELGRAIDPQMVDKVLSTGDYDLIAVQHNETSTGITNPIDEIADIVKKYKDIVFCVDAVSSAGGSKIEVDKLGIDILITSSHKALGLPPGMAICTFSQKAIDRADQVEFRGTYFDLLAMYKYLKKKNYQYPSTPSIPLMYAMNYQLDNILKEGLDNRFKRHEDMAQLVRTWAHKHFKLFTDENHLSNTLTVIENTQNINISQLNSKLMEQGMQIANGYGDLKEKTFRISHMGDYQIEDIQYLLKTIDQILEF
- a CDS encoding DUF1015 domain-containing protein, which encodes MVRVRPFKAIRPNKEYVDKVAALPYDTMDTEEARKMAKNNPYSYLRIDRAEIDLDKKIDIHDKKVYEKARQNLNKFIEEKILVEDDEPALYIYREIMNDRIQIGIVGAVSVDESIDGTIKKHEHTKPDKVEDRTKHIEYCQAHTGTILLTYENDKDIDNFIEEKIKVEPEYDFSTDDMIRHTVWLLDKEESKEVESLFKNVKSLYIADGHHRSAAAENYAMKKREENPNYNPEDEFNFYIAMIAPKKNLYVMDYNRLVKDTNNYTKEYLLNKIEENFQINSMKKAFRPCNKYEYAMYLDKEWHRLKFMGTDNGILDSVKRLDVSVLHDYLIEPILEIDNPHKNDRIDFVGGIRGLDEIENKIDNGKFKLAFILHPTELDELIEVADEGKIMPAKSTWFEPKVRCGLFVHRV
- a CDS encoding shikimate kinase, yielding MKKDNKKENLSAIFLIGLPGSGKTTFGKLLAKERGLSFIDLDDYIEEKEQMNIPQIFEKYGEKYFRDLENIALLECSKLSNVVIATGGGIVINPANRRILKASKNVVYIKRNCSDIIKNVDMSNRPLLRENPEKVYELYEHRHNYYNESASIILENDSTINKLLNSYSLKEII
- a CDS encoding D-2-hydroxyacid dehydrogenase, whose amino-acid sequence is MIKILVTDGMEKNAVNKLKAQGFEVEEKFYEREELKEKIQEIDVIVVRSATKIDKDIINQALKTNKLKLIIRAGVGLDNIDVLYAEKNGINVRNTAGASTNAVAELVLGQMLVLARQIKIANMTLKDGIWNKKNLKGLEIQGKTLGIIGFGRIARNLANKAHLLGMNILYTDLIACIDENDAYTCTDLDTILREADYITIHTPLTEDTRNLIDAQCFEKMKDTAFLINCARGGIVVEEDLLEALNNNKIGGAALDCFVDEPNPIKDLLQHPLVSVTPHIGAATYEAQDRIGMEIVDIVNDRFAIIKDMVI